From the Gallaecimonas kandeliae genome, one window contains:
- a CDS encoding tyrosinase family protein codes for MSQLSTRYSVRELQQQYDAGNKKPLENLIRAWMGIKALPPDDLNSFFVIGGYHGEPFAGQGATDPSYWGGYCNHGNVLFPTWHRVYIWRIEKALQSIVPGVTLPYWDETSEQTLKLGIPAVLTDQQFELDGQKVDNPLRSYVLQKAVNDAVQGDDNLYTKPAGYETVRYPLSGLVGTPEAREATRAHNSDFPDPVKNTELLNQNVMAWLKGDDVTNTDPNPQKGGVYWQFETCLKAPNYTAFSNTTSGAAWNKANAGLVVPLEQPHNDVHLAVGGFDVPNQGESGQIPGANGDMGENNTAGLDPIFFFHHCNVDRMFWLWQVQNGFKDQFDIIAGFAGTSANTLSAGGQGPAVGQEMGEELTMDTPLYPFLKAPGVNFTSRDCINIETQLGVTYSPGSLAGGQRLFATEAVAPSRKLRVSGIDRSLFNGSFVISAYATIDGERHYLGHQSVLSRWNVKYCKNCQTHIGVEAFFDLSDLSESELSKAEFSIEIQHRGKELPKALHYQCEVVA; via the coding sequence ATGTCACAGCTCAGCACCCGCTACTCGGTACGTGAACTGCAACAGCAATATGATGCCGGCAACAAAAAGCCCCTGGAGAACCTGATCAGGGCCTGGATGGGGATCAAGGCCTTGCCGCCCGATGACCTCAACTCCTTCTTTGTCATAGGGGGCTATCACGGTGAGCCCTTCGCAGGTCAAGGGGCCACTGACCCGTCCTACTGGGGCGGTTACTGTAATCACGGCAACGTGCTCTTTCCCACCTGGCACCGCGTCTATATCTGGCGTATCGAAAAGGCCTTGCAGTCCATAGTGCCTGGTGTGACCCTGCCTTACTGGGACGAGACCAGCGAACAGACCCTCAAGCTGGGTATCCCCGCCGTTCTCACCGACCAGCAATTCGAGCTGGACGGCCAGAAGGTCGATAACCCGTTGCGTTCCTATGTGCTGCAGAAGGCGGTCAACGACGCCGTCCAGGGGGACGATAATCTCTATACCAAGCCGGCCGGTTACGAGACGGTGCGTTATCCCCTCTCTGGCCTGGTGGGGACTCCCGAGGCCAGGGAAGCAACCCGGGCCCATAACTCGGATTTCCCCGACCCGGTGAAAAACACCGAGCTGCTCAACCAGAATGTCATGGCCTGGCTCAAGGGGGATGATGTCACCAATACGGATCCCAATCCGCAAAAGGGCGGCGTCTACTGGCAGTTCGAAACCTGCCTGAAGGCGCCCAACTACACCGCCTTCTCCAACACCACATCGGGGGCGGCCTGGAACAAGGCCAACGCCGGCCTGGTGGTGCCTCTGGAGCAACCCCACAACGACGTTCACCTGGCGGTGGGGGGCTTCGACGTGCCCAATCAAGGGGAGTCCGGCCAGATCCCGGGTGCCAACGGCGATATGGGGGAGAACAATACCGCCGGCCTGGATCCCATCTTCTTCTTCCACCACTGCAACGTGGACCGCATGTTCTGGCTCTGGCAGGTACAGAACGGCTTTAAGGACCAGTTCGACATCATCGCGGGCTTTGCCGGCACCAGCGCCAATACCCTGTCGGCCGGTGGCCAGGGCCCGGCCGTGGGCCAGGAAATGGGTGAGGAACTGACCATGGACACCCCCCTCTATCCCTTCCTCAAGGCGCCAGGGGTCAACTTCACCTCCAGGGATTGCATCAATATCGAGACCCAACTGGGGGTTACCTATAGCCCCGGTTCCCTGGCCGGCGGCCAGCGCCTCTTTGCCACCGAAGCGGTAGCGCCCAGCCGCAAGCTGAGGGTTTCCGGCATAGACCGCAGCCTCTTCAACGGCTCCTTCGTGATCAGCGCCTATGCCACCATAGACGGCGAGCGTCATTACCTGGGGCACCAGTCGGTGCTCAGCCGCTGGAACGTCAAGTACTGCAAGAACTGCCAGACCCACATCGGTGTCGAGGCCTTCTTCGACCTCTCTGATCTCAGCGAAAGCGAACTAAGCAAGGCCGAATTCAGCATCGAGATCCAGCACAGAGGCAAGGAACTGCCCAAGGCTCTCCACTACCAGTGCGAAGTCGTCGCTTGA
- a CDS encoding HDOD domain-containing protein: MQLQDCFSKPHLLPHIPEVVQDLIATFEQPDPDLNRIVTDLEQDPVLSAKVLRLANSSRFGGVREISSVREAAIRLGLDRLRTLVIASGLTFATKSVEGIDIQAFWKNSFMTAEVCRFLAVAAGLPAEQHFTCGMLHDLGLLILVLTLPNKADDARALALRQGRAEAEQAVLGFTTADIGAELAYRWQFPEIVVAGLRQQFAPLAAERFSSEAAILYLSNWLLALPGPLKEAPEIWPQKTAQALGLDWAALNAAHETVLREGSPFLIAV; the protein is encoded by the coding sequence ATGCAGCTCCAGGATTGCTTTTCAAAACCTCATTTGCTCCCCCATATACCTGAGGTGGTACAGGATCTGATCGCCACTTTCGAACAGCCTGACCCTGACTTGAACCGCATCGTGACGGATTTGGAACAGGACCCTGTGCTGTCGGCCAAAGTGCTGAGATTGGCCAATTCCAGCCGCTTCGGTGGGGTAAGGGAAATTTCCTCTGTCAGGGAGGCGGCCATTCGCCTTGGCCTGGACAGGTTGCGGACACTGGTCATAGCGTCAGGCCTGACCTTTGCTACCAAGTCTGTAGAAGGCATTGATATCCAGGCTTTCTGGAAGAACAGCTTTATGACCGCGGAGGTCTGCCGTTTCCTGGCGGTCGCGGCGGGCTTGCCTGCTGAACAGCACTTCACCTGTGGCATGCTCCACGACCTGGGCCTACTGATCCTGGTGCTGACCTTACCGAACAAGGCCGATGATGCCAGGGCCCTGGCTTTACGGCAGGGACGGGCTGAGGCCGAGCAGGCCGTATTGGGTTTTACAACGGCCGACATCGGTGCCGAGCTGGCATACCGTTGGCAGTTCCCGGAGATCGTAGTAGCGGGGCTTAGGCAACAATTTGCTCCCCTGGCGGCGGAGCGGTTTTCCTCGGAAGCCGCCATCCTCTATCTGAGCAACTGGCTGTTGGCCCTGCCGGGGCCGCTGAAAGAGGCTCCTGAGATCTGGCCTCAAAAAACAGCCCAGGCACTGGGGTTGGATTGGGCTGCACTCAATGCCGCCCATGAGACAGTACTGCGCGAGGGAAGCCCCTTCCTGATTGCCGTATAA